A stretch of Halichondria panicea chromosome 1, odHalPani1.1, whole genome shotgun sequence DNA encodes these proteins:
- the LOC135341373 gene encoding uncharacterized protein LOC135341373 produces MYQLLFIIAGCSLTVQATPGLVLPVERTTGLGCIPEGSTVSYECTVSDTSNPLIASTVWQGSAFTCSLSEINLRHSSFEPNGVSGFCGDLSAMSVGVNGNEYTSRLTLTATTELNGMTINCTLSSVVDFGSDTVKIGASSSPPQDAIVDITSTSSLTVSWTPPFNASNVGGYMFTVTGEDCGCESIISPSTTSVSCSGWTANGQTCSFEVRTISQDCGFTSLIPITTIVTLAVPASTSGLNVSPVYHLNGSVQYIDVAFMGVNAIIIGGGISDTISYTVMIGSLSFTGAQCNTTCTLKVPGSQLTEDGLLIVNVVASNAVGSGDPVTFPMPVPTNLLGQVIVNVTINVADRVVSCQLLNSFPETTLFVFLIIYGPSPNNCEMYITSSMIGVARPGNTITLNLIEDVTSGTVYCYTVSVSYRSDALIIDGTFRSSKLSGSLYTAHWLS; encoded by the exons ATGTACCAACTACTCTTTATCATTGCTGGATGCTCATTGACTG TTCAGGCCACTCCAGGACTAGTGCTGCCAGTAGAGAGAACCACTGGACTAGGTTGTATACCAGAGGGAAGCACTGTCAGTTACGAGTGCACTGTCAGTGATACATCAAATCCTCTTATTGCCTCTACAGTGTGGCAAGGGAGTGCATTTACCTGTTCCTTGTCAGAGATAAACTTACGTCATTCTTCATTTGAACCTAATGGAGTGAGCGGCTTTTGTGGTGACCTGTCTGCCATGAGTGTTGGGGTCAATGGAAATGAGTACACCTCAAGACTGACTTTGACAGCAACAACGGAGTTGAATGGAATGACTATTAATTGTACTCTAAGTTCAGTAGTAGACTTTGGAAGTGATACAGTAAAAATCGGAG CCTCTTCCTCTCCCCCTCAAGACGCCATAGTGGATATTACTTCCACCTCATCCCTAACTGTTAGTTGGACCCCACCCTTTAATGCCAGCAATGTGGGAGGATACATGTTCACAGTGACTGGAGAGGATTGTGGATGTGAGAGTATTATCAGTCCTAGTACTACCAGTGTGAGCTGTTCTGGATGGACGGCCAATGGTCAGACCTGCTCTTTTGAAGTGAGGACCATCTCTCAAGATTGTGGATTCACCAGTTTGATTCCTATTACTACAATTGTGACATTGGCTG TTCCTGCATCCACTAGTGGCCTCAATGTGTCACCAGTGTATCACTTGAATGGGAGTGTCCAATACATTGATGTGGCATTCATGGGTGTG aatgcaataattatcgGTGGTGGCATCTCAGATACAATCAGCTACACAGTAATGATTGGATCCCTGTCTTTCACTGGAGCTCAATGTAACACTACATGTACCCTCAAAGTGCCTGGCTCTCAGCTCACAGAGGATGGACTGCTCATTGTCAATGTGGTAGCTTCTAATGCTGTAGGCAGCGGAGACCCTGTTACCTTCCCAATGCCAG TTCCTACCAACTTGCTTGGTCAGGTGATTGTCAACGTAACAATTAATGTGGCCGACCGTGTTGTCTCTTGTCAACTACTGAACTCATTTCCTGAAACCACCCTATTTGTCTTCTTGATCATTTATGGCCCCTCCCCAAACAATTGTGAGATGTACATAACCAGCTCCATGATTGGAGTGGCTCGTCCTGGAAACACTATAACACTAAATCTAATAGAAGACGTCACCTCAGGAACAGTATACTGCTACACTGTGTCAGTGAGCTATAGATCAGATGCTCTAATCATTGATGGAACATTTAGATCAA GTAAACTGTCAGGATCTTTGTACACTGCACACTGGCTTTCCTGA